GACTTTGGCGCCAACAACATCCAACATACGCCGTTCAATCTCGTTGCCGATCATCTGTGTTGTCTCCCGCAAGTCCTCAATGTCGGTTTCATCGTAATGCTGCCCCGTTACAGAGCCGTCAATGTGATTTGTCAGAAGGTCGGTATCCTCATACCGCTTGAGTTTTCGCCCAATGGTAATAAATGTGCGGCGTAGCGCATGAATTGTCAGGTCAAGTCCGGTGGTTCTCTTGAGGTGGTCCGAGCGCATTGACGCATGACCGCTTTTGTTGCTACTGATGATGGCCGGGAATACCCATTTACAGCCCTCTGGCATCTGAGCCTTGCGGCGCTCAAGGATTGTCATGGCCTGCCTGTTGAGTGGAATATGCAAATTCTCCCGGTTCTTGGTGTCCTTGATAAGCAACTCCCGGTGTTCGAGGTCGATGTTTTCCCACTGGAGCGTTGCGCTTTCGTTGTGTCTCATGCCGGTGTACAGGGTGAACAGCAACAAGTCGCGCCTGATTTCAGTGAGTTTTTGCAGGGCCTTGAAGAACACGGAGAAGTCGTTCCGCTTCTTTTCGGCATCAAAGATAAGGCATTCATGGCGGGCCTTGATCTTTTCCATCACATTGACATGGCGGCTTGTGAGAACTGCCATAGGGTTTGATTTCAGGGTTGCCGGATACTTCGCTAGGCCATAGTTGAGGACTGCCGATAGCATGACGGCGCTGTTTC
The genomic region above belongs to Oryzomonas sagensis and contains:
- a CDS encoding tyrosine-type recombinase/integrase; this encodes MPKITFTKKKIDSIKFTDGGQALYWDTETPGFGLVVGTKTKTFRLQIDVKDPSKKGGYRTIKKTLGRYGAEITLEQAKNMVKGYVDQEGNAVLGERIKIKLGDTSSNAGADVTLQELMKSYFRETKRRDGKERRESSAKQYQDLIERHYAGWMPLSLKEVNSLAPDVVMDKFQQVSVAGAMAARNSAVMLSAVLNYGLAKYPATLKSNPMAVLTSRHVNVMEKIKARHECLIFDAEKKRNDFSVFFKALQKLTEIRRDLLLFTLYTGMRHNESATLQWENIDLEHRELLIKDTKNRENLHIPLNRQAMTILERRKAQMPEGCKWVFPAIISSNKSGHASMRSDHLKRTTGLDLTIHALRRTFITIGRKLKRYEDTDLLTNHIDGSVTGQHYDETDIEDLRETTQMIGNEIERRMLDVVGAKVIQLNTAQAA